The genomic window cacccatagtgtgtgacaaccatccccatagtgtgacaaccaaccccatagtgtgtgacaaccaaccccatagtgtgtgacaaccaaccccatagtgtgtgacaaccaaccccatagtgtgacaaccaaccccatagtgtgacaaccaaccccatagtgtgtgacaaccaaccccatagtgtgtggcaactatccccatagtgtgtgacaaccaaccccatagtgtgtgacaaccatccccatagtgtgacaaccaaccccatagtgtgtgacaaccatccccagtgtgacaaccaaccccatagtgtgtgacaaccaaccccatagtgtgtgacaaccaaccccatagtgtgtgacaaccaaccccgtagtgtgtgacaaccatccccatagtgtgtgacaaccaaccacccatagtgtgtgacaaccatccccatagtgtgacaaccaaccccatagtgtgtgacaaccaaccccatagtgtgtgacaaccaaccccatagtgtgtgacaaccaaccccatagtgtgacaaccaaccccatagtgtgacaaccaaccccatagtgtgtgacaaccaaccccatagtgtgtggcaactatccccatagtgtgtgacaaccaaccccatagtgtgtgacaaccatccccatagtgtgacaaccaaccccatagtgtgtgacaaccatccccagtgtgacaaccaaccccatagtgtgtgacaaccaaccccatagtgtgtgacaaccaaccccatagtgtgtgacaaccaaccccgtagtgtgtgacaaccatccccatagtgtgtgacaaccaaccacccatagtgtgtgacaaccatccccatagtgtgacaaccaaccccatagtgtgtgacaaccaaccccatagtgtgtgacaaccaaccccatagtgtgtgacaaccaaccccatagtgtgacaaccaaccccatagtgtgacaaccaaccccatagtgtgtgacaaccaaccccatagtgtgtggcaactatccccatagtgtgtgacaaccaaccccatagtgtgtgacaaccatccccatagtgtgacaaccaaccccatagtgtgtgacaaccatccccagtgtgacaaccaaccccatagtgtgtgacaaccaaccccgtagtttgtgacaaccatccccatagtgtgtgacaaccaaccccatagtgtgtgacaaccatccccatagtgtgtgacaaccatccccatagtgtgtgacaaccatccccatagtgtgtgacaaccatccccatagtgtgtgacaaccatccccatagtgtgacaaccaaccccatagtgtgtgacaaccatccccatagtgtgtgacaaccaaccccatagtgtgtgacaaccatccccatagtgtgacaaccatccccataggatatgacaaccatccccatagtgtgtgacaaccatccccatagtgtttgacaaccaaccccgtagtgtgtgacaaccaaccacccatagtgtgtgacaaccaaccccatagtgtgtgacaaccaaccccgtagtgtgtgacaaccaaccacccatagtgtgtgacaaccatccccatagtgtgtgacaaccaaccccgtagtgtgtgacaaccaaccacccaaagtgtgtgacaaccaaccccatagtgtgacaaccaaccccatagtgtgacaaccaaccccatagtgtgtgacaaccaaacccatagtgtgtgacaaccaaccccatagtgtgacaaccaaccccatagtgtgcgacaaccaaccccatagtgtgtgagacaaccaaccccatagtgtgtgacaaccaaccccatagtgtgtgacaaccaaccccatagtgtgtgacaaccatccccatagtgtgtgacaaccaaccccatagtgtgtgtcaaccatccccatagagtgtgacaaccaaccccatagtgtgcgacaaccatccccatagagtgtgacaaccatccccatagtgtgtgacaaccatccccatagtgtgtgacaaccaaccccatagtgtgtgtcaaccaaccccatagagtgtgacaaccatccccgtgatggggttggttgtcacaatgtctcagggtgtctttgatagttaattgcctctttgttacaatgagttggaaaatgagagggatacacatttcaagccaacaccttaagcttcagtTTAAtataggaatgactattgaaagatgttttgatgatgagcaatcatcaaaacagtaaaaagtgtgacaaccaaccccgttctcccctactcagAGGGCTggataatattattattattattattattattattactggcTTCACCAGATTTCCCAAATAGTTTTCCATCATTGCCAGAGGCACATACAGTCATGAGATGACAGCTTATGGGTTCTGAGATTAGAAAATGAAGAAGTGGTTTAGATTTTTATCTTTAGAATAACCCCAAGATTAAACCTACAGGAGAGCTCACAGCTTATTGTTACAAAAAACTAATACGACTTGGATTTTGTTTGTGATCATCCATTACAGCTGCAACTGCATCTTCATCTGACCTCAGATGTTTTGACTTTTTCTGTTATAATGGAAAATATGTTCCACTTAATTGACTTTGAAATATAATCATTACTAATCTACATGATCTGTATTATGTCTGTCAAGTATTTACTCTAATAGGAGGTCTGTATGTTCACATCAATGCAGCAGGCTTAAGATGATGACCCAGAAAAGATCATCAAAAATAAGTCACCTTGTATTTTGGTGTCAGAGCGATCTCCTGAGTGAAGAGAAACACTGAGCTTGACAGCGAGCAAAACCATCCGGGTAAAATACGTGTTCTTTGGAGTCCTGTGTGACGTTACCTGACTGTTGATGTGTTTGGATGCCTTGGAGAGCAGGTGATGGACTATGTCATAATGTCCCAGTTTAGCAGCCAGATGCAGACAGGTGAAACCCATGATATCCTGAGATGACAACATGATTCAATGAACAACACTGCACTACTGCCACCTCTGTCCAGGTACGAAAGAAAGAGtggttcatctgtttctggagtcAAACAGCTAGGCTGAAGAGACAGAGTCAAAGCAAATAACTCAAACTCTCTGGAGAATTACTTTAAACTTTTAAAGGACAATTCAATGTTTCTACTTGTTCAGAGGATGAGCAGTTAATGTGTCCTCACAGGTAATCCTTATCTCTTACACTCTCTGCTTCTATAAGGGTTATTTCCTTCTGACACTGAAGTGTGACTTAAGCtgctttaatcatttttaaatgttattcccAGCACAAAGGCCCTCACATCAGTACAGTATCTCTCCTATCATCGAGCTGCTACATCACACACCAACTCCATGTTTTTCTTGAGGTAAATGAACACCATCATCGCTGTGATCTTTAAATTACAGAGCAGTAAAGAAGGACAGAGCAGAGGCAGCAGGTGATCGAGTGAGACTGGACTGAGTGATGGATGAAGAAGCAGAGTTTGACATGTGTTCACATCAGACTGACAGGACGAGTGAACGCTGTCTGACAAGATCTAACAGGGCAGGCgagtgtgtgaggaggacaCACCTTGTGGCTGACAGACGCTCCAGCTCTCAGCAGGTACTTCACTGTGTCTAGGTGGTTGTTCTCACTGGCAGCCATCAGAGGGGTCCTCTGCTCCTCGTCGAACGTGTCGAGGTTAGCTCCAGCCTGAGTAACAAATCATTAAATGTGATTATAAACTACACTACATCACAATTCACTAAGGTACAATAACACAGAATAGGATATGATATACCAGTATTACTTATCAGGTCTTGATATTTAGACAACCTGCACTTGTACTCTCTCTTCTAGTAGAGTCTTGATGTTTCCAGCTTCTTTCAATCAAGTCTCATGGCTAAAGTAAAGGTCTATTTCTCTCCCAAAGATCTATGTATAAAACATCTCGCTCTGGCTGTTGTAATTCTTGATGTGTGGGCTTAGACCAGTCATCTATTCAACGTCTGCAGCTTGctcagagagctgctgctcgcctcctgactggaaacacaaagaccacatcacacctgtgctgctctCCCTTTGCTGGCCTCCTGTCCATCACAGGACCCATTTCAAAATGATGCTGTTGACCTTAAAGGCTCTTAATGGATTAAGTGTCCCTGTGTCCATACTACAGCTAGACTGAGGTCAAccaatcagctgctcctggatgtgcctgaGAACCAGGGGCGATGGAGCCTTTGCAGCCCCGTCTTGAACAGGCGGTGTAAAAATGGCTTTTGACAACGTCTGTTCCTCTGAGTCTTCAGATATTTAGGGTGAAACTCTGAGCCTGTCAGACACAACAAGCCCTcttagtagggatgtaaggatactcAACCCACGAGTCGATTCCAACTCGATTtgtggttcacgatacgattcactcacgattttcaagaaaactggattgtactcaaaatttaaataactattattttatttcaattcttagatatggacagttgcaatatatatctttactcttatatttctttgtaaacaaagaggACGTGGGCTTGCTCATAGCtccccagctctctgcctgtgtgttggagttttccCCAGTGGACGAAAAGGGTTGTTTTCCTGCGCCTTCGGGTCGGGGAACGGGTCCTGACTGTTGTTTGTGCTTATGCACTGAACTGCAGTTCAGAGTACCCACCCTTTTTGGAGTCTTTGGGACGGGTGCTGGAAGGCGCCCCGACTGGGGACTCCATTGTCCTACTGGGGGACTTCAATGCTCACGTTGGCAAACCTGTAGGGGCGTGATTGGGAGGAGCAGCCTGCCTGATCTGAACTTGAGCGGTGTTCAGTTGCTGGACTTCTGTGCTAGTCACAGTTTGTCCATTACGAACACCATGTTCAGTATAAGGGTGTTCATAAGTGCACGTGGCACCAGGACACCCTAGGTCGCAGATCCCTGATCGACTTTGTAGTCGTGTGGGCTGATCTGCGGCCGTATGTTCTGGACACtcgggtgaagagaggagcagagctgtcaactgatcaccacttggtggtgagttggatcagGTGGCGGGGGAGGATGCCGGACAGACCTGGCAGACCTTAATGATTTTATgggaaaactggattgaactcaaaatttaaataactataattttatttcaattctcagatatggacaatTGCAGTATATACTTTaatcttatatttctttgtaaacaaagtaatcctttttcatttttaaggtgtgttgtaactcaaataaaaccactgcacactttttttcagcaccttgcaaataAACTAAAATTGACCGTACAAAAAatcttgttggaaaatttcagaacaattatagagaaatggacaGTGAAGGATTCCCAAATTCCCACATGAttttcttcaggaatatcagggaaagccaaaatgctttcttcacctgctgccgccatgtctgtTCTGCTcgactcagcgagtgacgagagagcagcgcaagagacttagtgatgttgaacaagcggattgaaatgcagatagcgccctctactgtttaaaaataatttcgcaatacaaattttgttgaattgattttaatccacccttatttgtattgattttttaccgtcttgtgatatatccttacatccctatctCTTAGTGGACATCCTTCCAGAAGAGGTTTTCCCCCTTTGAACCTACGCTGCAGCCATAAAGGTCGGTCTCACAgctttttacattttgtctCCAAAACATGGGGTCAtggtttaaaacatgttttagaggcagttgttctcaaagccaaaaaaaagtcaacaaaaTTACACCAAGGcataaaagaagaacaaaacctGCAGGTCATGGCTTTTGAGGACTTATTCCTACTCTCAAACCCCCCTGTAActcttcctcacctgcaccAGCATGTGGCAGATCTCCTGGTGACCCTCAGCAGCCGCTGCATGAAGAGGGGTAACTTTGTTTTGGCCTTCCATCAATAAGTTAGGATCCTTCCCATCGACtgcaagaagaaaagaaggttACATCCAATGATGAAAACCGACATTGAGtttcatttattaaaactgTTTTATGTCAAATAATATGAAAGTGCAGTTACCGAGGAGGTGGATGACCTTCTTGAGCTCTCCCTGTTTGGCAGAGATGTACAGCTGTCTAGTCGGGTACTTCACTTTCTTTGGCTTCAGACTGGAACGCAATAAAAAGTCtcaatttattatttaaagaagtgcaaaaggtcATGCCACAGCCCACTGCTTTGGCATCTGATACCAAAGTATTTCAGAGTGAACTCACTTCTCATCATCCAGAGCTGTCAGGATGGTCTCCAGGGACTCTTTAGTGGGTCTGTCAGCAGCACACACAGTTTCACTCCTCAACCTGAAGAACCAGAGATATAAAATCATTCCTTGTGAataactacttcctgtttcctcacaTCTGTATCAAAGAGGCGTTTGTGGTGTGATACCTGCTCGGGctgtcctctctgcctctctgcggCTCCACGGTCTTCTTAGCCCGGAGCACCTGTGGCACAGCGGGAGTGTTGGATAGGGACGGCAGGGTGGCCACAGTGGGCACGGCTGGAAGTGACGGGCCAGGATTGGATCTGGGTACAGAGGGAGACGGATCAGGTTTCGGGACGGTGACTTCTATTGCTCCAGTGGCGTCCTCTCCGCAGTGAGGACAGAACCTGACGTCCTTCAGGAGGGAGGCGCAGTCACGGTGGAAGCGGTGGGAGATGCTGCCGTACGGTCTGCACTCCATGAAGATTCCCTGTGGACGCAGGATTACTTTACAATGAGGTCCATGGTTAGACTTAGACTGACTTAGATCATCTTTATGTAGCTTAAGGCCAATAATGGGAAACCCTGTTAGTTTTACGTTTATGTTAAGTGCAAAAACTGTGTAGATTGAATTTCATTCAGCCACGCACATCAATACGATACATTCAAGATAAATACATGGGCGATTGtaaatattctttatttatacTAAGAATTAAATTcctatatacatttttttcaggcCAATTACTAAAACATGACATATTTTACCAGCGAGATCCTCATCAAgtccactgaaaaaaaacatgaacaaggTAGAGTATGCACTAATGTCAGCCTTCTGTGTGTCCACTCACCGTCCTGCAGAACAGTCCACAGCCGGGGCAACACTGGTGCTTGACCATGCCGGCTCTGTGGTCCTCACACAGAACCAGGAGGCAGACCTGGTTAGAGGGTCTCATCATTTCCTGCTTCATCACTCTCCTCTGACAACGACTCAGCTGTGgcgagaaaacaaaaacaacacacactgaaaaatgaCCTCGctgcagctgattggctgaaagCACCAAAACTGCAgattcctccagtgtccactaaaTGTCTCACAGAGCCCTGTGTCAACATGTCCAACTTTACATCAaggatccctcaggtgggtccagtccacagcagaacagagtaTTGTgtggatttgaagcagacactcacagtttTTGAAAGTTTactgactcttgtgttagtgtttgttacatttcttctcactgttcctcctctcattggtcaacagagctgtccatcaatcatcttttaaaaaacaaataatgtgtAATAATAGGGCCAACATGAAAACGTCACATCATGTTTACCGCTCCGTTTGTGCTCTCTGTGGCCATGCAGGTGTTATCCATCGCTGACAGACTTCCTCCGCTGTAAGGAGTCTCCATACgacagcagcacagaggcaGCTCCTCCACCAGGTCTGTTTCTGCCATCTCATCTCCCATCCCTGCACCTGCAGACACATCACACCAAACAGCTGATGGATATAACAGATCACATTCCACTCTCTGTGGAAGAACAGAGGGACAGGATGACTTCACATGATCCTCTGAAAACAGATCAGTCACCTGACAGCGGAGGTGAGAGGAGCTCCTCCTGAGCCTTCAGGTCCAGACAGTCCAAAGCCAGCTCTGTGTATTCAACATGGCTGTTGTTTTCAGGCTCCTCCCCCATCACGGCTTCATTTCTGACAACCTTTACAGCCTCTGGTGAAGTCGCAGGGTTCTCATCTGCTGCAGCTCCGTCCTTCTTCACCTGACTGGCTGCTTGGTCCTCTTTCTGATGGAAACAAAGGGAAATCATTAGTCAGACATGTTTGAGGCCAATGTCTGAACTCATGAATACTCGGGGTGTCATTCTTAGAATAAAGGAAGGACATGTTTCTGGatcgagaggagagaggaaagtgaAGACTATTCTACTTCCAGAGACAGAAACTTGACACTGACTTTGAGGACCTCTGGTGTAAGTTTGTCACCTAAAGTTGGTATGTTCATGTTTGGAAAACATATATAGGGAGTACAGAGAACTGACGCAGGATTTTGAAGTctggtgccagagaaaccaACTCCATCTCAACGCAGGAAAGAAGACGCAAGctccctcctcccacaccagcgaacatccagggaacggacattgagattgtgaaatctcacaagtacctgggtgttcacctaaacaacaaactggactggtcagacaactgcaacgcactctacaagaagggacaaagcaggagactcaggtcttttggtgtggagggggctcttctgaagtccttctttgactctgtggtggcatcagccatattctttggagtggtctgctggggaagcagcatctctgctgctgacaggaagaagctgaacagactggtgaagaaggccagctctgtcctgggctgcccacttgaccctgtggaggtggtggctgacaggagggtgatatcttctctgatggacaacacgtcacaccccctcaaggagaccataacaacacgaagtagctcgttcagtgacagacttcttcacccgcagtgtctcacagagagataccacaggtcttttcttcctgcagtggtcagactctataaccaataatatatgtatatatatatatgttataagaaatgcttttatttacctctttaattttaattgctaataactttttaataatttatattttataggctcgtgtttgctttatactcttttgcactgtctactttgctactatGACACTTAAATTAAAGGACtattctatcttatcttatcttaacttatatatatataaaatacagtacagacacacagatgttCATAAATAGGTGATGAACCTGCCTTCTCCGGCTGTTTGAGGGTTTTGGTCTTCTTCTTGGGGACCAGGTTATACATCcccatcttcctcttcttcctcttcactgctgagaaaaacacagaaagagagagattagaTGGAGCCGAAGAGTCAGTGCCggcaggggcatgtccagagaGGTGGCATGCCATCCCAGGTGCCCACCCCAAAGTCCAAGACCGTGACTGTGTTGTGACATGTTTTCAGAAGTAGTCTCTGGATTTCAATGAagctttttttacttttgttggTACTCAATGAAAGTCTGTCAAAATTGAAGATATTTGGAATAACTTGATATAGAAACATTGcaaatgatgtttttttggacagtgtgcaggagtGCCTTAAATTGTGACTAAGGACATCTATCTTCTTTTTCAATACCAAACAGGTACACACAGGATTTTAACATCTGTGACATACTTCAATGTTAGTAAATGACTAGTAGAGACAACAAGAGTAAATACATGCTGTTAGTTTGTGCctaaatacactaccagtcaaaggtttggacacaccttcttattcaatggtttttattcattttaattattttcaacattgtagattaatactgaagacgtCAAAACTATTGTGcttttcacaaaaatctcaccctgatattttttaacagctcagtgtttcatttattgAAAACCTATGCTTCACTTGACTTctaccctgcagcagctgtCTCAGACTTTGAAgataacaacaaagaaacagaccGTCTTGTTACTTATGATCAGGTTTGCTTTTGTACGTCATCAAGTTgactttcagtctgtttcataaacagataaaaactcctcacaggagctttaaacaactAACACCAAGACATGATTATTAAGAGTGACCCTCAGTGTGAGATCACAGCCTCATAACAGACTCCCcagctaaaaacaaacactggctgagtttaaaaaacaaagttaaacagAAACTGAAACTTTTGATCAAGTTGAAGAGAGACTAAAAACTCACCTGAGTGAGGTTTTGAAGCGGGGGGCACTCCTCTCTTCTTACCTTTCTGGTTGTGGCGATGCTCTGTGTTCGATGGAGGTCCAGACTTCTTTGACTTCGTCAGGCCGGACTTTGAAGCCTTCTTAGCAGCAGGCTGTGGAGGCATttagattacatttttaaagcattcAGTAAACTAAAATGATTCACACCACAGGATGCTGCGCTGGAGAGACAGATTAGTCGAGACAAAGTAGATTTTTGCATCAACATTGTCTCTACCATGTGACTCTCAGGGAAGTTCCCTCCCACAGATTATTTCCTGGTCACAGAGCAAGGGATTAAAAAGAAGCATTATCTGCATCATGAATGGGGAGGCGATGAACAGCCTTCAGTGCCTTCATGAGTTTATCAGTTTACCTTCACGACAGGACGGCTCGGCTGAACTTTTTCTCTCGTTGTGGCCAGTGCGGagcctgaacctgaacctggaCCAGGCTGCTTGGAGATCCCAGCAGCAGGTGGTCTCTCTCTGACAGGTGGTGCAGCCAGACCACCAGGGGTGTCCAGAAACAAGCCTGGGTGTTTGCTGAGTATGGGTGAGCTGTGGAAGGGGGTTATCTTCGCCCTGGGCTTCTGAACACTCCGATGAGGTGCACCCTTGGATGTCCCTATGGAGGGACTGGAGGGTCTCCTGCCTGATCCGGGACCCTTACTGGCACCACTGGGATCCATGGTTGGACCTGAAGGAGGCTTATTTCTCAGGGTGTTTAGCTGCACCTGAGGAGGAGTTTGAACAAGTTTACTCTTCTCTTTAATAACTGATTTTGTTTCCAGATAAAAGCCACATTACAACACGTTCATTCCTGTTTAGGGAGGAAAGGTTCAAAACAAAGTTAGTTAGCGCGTATTTGCATAATAATGAGGTTTAAAGTTGGAAGAAGGGATAAAGCTTCAGCGCTTTGGAGCTTCAGTCTCATCAGAAAGTCATGTGACACGAACCGAGCCGCTTATAAACGCTGCTGGAAGTTATAAAGACATCTTTAGGACAagtgaaatgtgtaaaagtgcATCCTACCAGTTCCAGTCTGCAGCTCTACtcggtgaggaggtgaggagggatgAGATCGGAAAACGACTGTTTCCACTTCCGCCCCAAAGTAGCAGACCCACGTGACTCGCTCTGTGTGTGCTGCGTTCAGGGTCCGGGTACATCACTTTACAAACTTCAGGAGTGagctggttgttgttgttttgtaagcTGAAACGGCGACCACACCAGCTGATTTTATTTCTACATGTAGATTGATTTCTCAGCTCATTACAAACCTCGAGAAATTAAAT from Notolabrus celidotus isolate fNotCel1 chromosome 9, fNotCel1.pri, whole genome shotgun sequence includes these protein-coding regions:
- the ehmt1a gene encoding histone-lysine N-methyltransferase EHMT1a isoform X2, producing MDPSGASKGPGSGRRPSSPSIGTSKGAPHRSVQKPRAKITPFHSSPILSKHPGLFLDTPGGLAAPPVRERPPAAGISKQPGPGSGSGSALATTREKVQPSRPVVKPAAKKASKSGLTKSKKSGPPSNTEHRHNQKGKKRGVPPASKPHSVKRKKRKMGMYNLVPKKKTKTLKQPEKKEDQAASQVKKDGAAADENPATSPEAVKVVRNEAVMGEEPENNSHVEYTELALDCLDLKAQEELLSPPLSGAGMGDEMAETDLVEELPLCCCRMETPYSGGSLSAMDNTCMATESTNGALSRCQRRVMKQEMMRPSNQVCLLVLCEDHRAGMVKHQCCPGCGLFCRTGIFMECRPYGSISHRFHRDCASLLKDVRFCPHCGEDATGAIEVTVPKPDPSPSVPRSNPGPSLPAVPTVATLPSLSNTPAVPQVLRAKKTVEPQRGREDSPSRLRSETVCAADRPTKESLETILTALDDENLKPKKVKYPTRQLYISAKQGELKKVIHLLVDGKDPNLLMEGQNKVTPLHAAAAEGHQEICHMLVQAGANLDTFDEEQRTPLMAASENNHLDTVKYLLRAGASVSHKDIMGFTCLHLAAKLGHYDIVHHLLSKASKHINSQDDGGWTPITWAIEYKHKELVHLLLSKGADVNIRDKEENVCLHWAALAGCDDVAQALLEARCDLGAINAHGDSPLHVAARENHLECVMLFLSRGADVNQKNREGATPLDCCAHSSKVWTALNTNKKLTDARRGRDCQGERVLSRDISHGYEAVPITCVNGVDSEPCPENFKYIPDSCVTSPLNIDKDITHLQHCSCTDDCSSSTCVCGQLSLRCWYDSEGRLPLDFCQREPPVLFECNHACSCWRTCRNRVVQNGLRVRLQLFRTQKMGWGVRAVQDVPQGAFICEYVGEIISDSEADKRENDAFLFTLDNKVEDVHCIDARLFGNIGRFINHLCEPNLLAVRVFTMHQDLRLPRIAFFSSRPIKAGDQIGFDYGDHFWRVKSKFFSCHCGSLKCRHSAAGR